The sequence below is a genomic window from Bombus fervidus isolate BK054 chromosome 2, iyBomFerv1, whole genome shotgun sequence.
tcaGTTATAGATTGAATATCGAAAAAGGAATAcaagaaagtaaaataacaTCAATTTACATTTATCTTATAAGGTAGCATTTACTTAATGTTTCATATTGTGGTGCAATAGTCAGAAACACCTGTAGGAGAGAAACTAATTTGTGGAATGTTGTTGGATAAGAATGTATGGTTACATCGATGAAtattacaaatgaaaattgtttgcTTCTTAGTTGTGGTACATTTAATACATGACTATCATAGATCAGAAATGAGATATGCTGTAATTTATGAACTTAATTGCTTTTTAAGttatcaaagaaaaagaagtatttttaatttaaataaaataaatgaaattgaactGGAATTAAACAtcctaaatttatttttttcttttttgtattacATAATGCAACCTGTATTCCAAATATATGGTATAGCGCTGATATGTCTTTATATACTATAGTCAGTGTCCGGCTGTAAACAATTTTGtcaagataaaaaattattgtacaacCACTTCCATAATCCTCTAATCTTTTATAAAAACTTAccttttcaattaaattatatcacaTTATCAcagttttatgtttttttttacatGAATGTTCCATAACAGTTAATACAGTTAAACtagaaatgataaatattacaaactcaatatttttatttatttattctttactttttttttacttatttttaaaattctcaGATTTTAGGTTTAACACATTTTTAACAGCTTGTTTGTATTTATTGATTGAAAATTGATCTTctcctttatttattaaatcagaaactgcaattttatattctgtTACATGTGGGATGCATTCATAGTTGGGATCAGTTGGCATTTTTGGCCAACTATACATGGACGTTAAAGTTTTTCTGCTTTTACTTTTATCCCAATCATAATATTCCATATCTACTTCAGATTTTTCTGTTTCCCATGGTTCAAAACGCTAAAAACAATTCTTATTTGATTTGCTTTGCCTGTGTGCTACATTTATCAgaaaattgatataattaataggAAATGACTTACCCAAGATATATGAAACAATGCAGTTAGTAGGTACTTTACATAATCTAAATTCTGTTTTCTAGTTGGACATCTGTCTGcagttattgttattatatctGTATTAGGATTATACCTATCACCCACTAACCTAAGTATTTTATCTTTAGCATGAGCATCTAAATGCAAAGAGGATAGTCTTACTCTCAAATTAACTATTCTAGCAAGAGGTTCTCTTATTGTAGGAGAAGAATAACAATAATCAGATGTAATTATTTCAACAGGAAAGTATTTTACACATGCTTCATCTGTTTCCAATTCTTCTGGCCATCtcgtacaaaatttttttaatgcttCGCAATGTCTTTTAACAACAGGTGGAGTAAGATGTAAGAAGTTTGGAATTTTCAGTAACTCTGCATTTCCATATTTGTTAGGATGTAtacctttcttatttttatatccttGTTGTAAAGGAAATGGTACGATATCAGGATGAAATGTTCGTGCAGCAGGCCAAATTGTCTGCCAATCTTGATTAACTGACATTTCATTTgtagttttaatttttaaatccgTAAATATGTTTACTTCTGTCTTTTTGTTTGTAACTTTCTTTTCACTTGGTAGTATTTGCAATACCCGAAATTCTATGAAAgaaagtatatataaattaaaaatacgcaCGAGcattacataataaaaatatgtttatgcttctataaaaaattatatttaataggaAGTTTGGTTAGAAGAACGTTATAATACCTATATCATCATCGATGCTCGCAGAAGATGATAACGAAAGTTTCATGATTTTTAATGCCGTTGTAATATTTTGAGTTTCGTAACGTCTTATTAGCGATAAcattttaacaattatttccCGATACTTTGTTAATAACCTTAAATTACGTTTTACGGTTTACACAGCGAAGAGACCTATCTAAGTAAGCAGTTCCTAAACGGCTCAATTCTGTATATAAttctgtatatacatatatacgcatgtgcatattttttttaactgTATAACGAATGTtgttacaatataattaaatagaactttaattttatttctgttttatttaactttagATACGAAATCCGTTTAAGTAAATGTAAACGACATTTTTGTGTGAATGATAATCTACTctgtaacaaataattttcctttatttacatataatctttatatatatcttttctttacaTGATCTGAAGTTCTGAAGAATATCCGAGGAAGTATgacatattttaaatgaattaaaacaTTTCTAAAGAAAACCGCGatttaaaatgtatgtatatgctACAATAGATGGTACTATATGATTTCTATGAATTAAGATGTTAGCATGTTTTTCGAaatagttttaattttaaggatatgtgtaaaataattaaagattacAAAAGttgataattataaatctATGTAATTTAAGCAATgataaaaaaagtaaatgtaCTTAAAAACTGGTACTTGTAAAGTTCGTTTCAACATAGATGCTCAAAAAAGATCTGaagtacatatacatgtaatataatgtatGCATATACAATCGATGTTTGTAAATGTGGTTATAGGTTGGTATTTCGAGAGATGACATCCTTCATCCTTCGGATTATTTTTCATGAACGTTGGTGTTGAACATGTCGTCTCCACGTCCAAAATCTCCACGACCTCCTATTTCGATGAGGAaggatgaaaaagaagaaagtttctGGGATAAGATTGGGACCTTGGGTCGAAAAAAGCGTATCAAAGAAGGTATCACACTGCGTTTACATTATGTTTTGCCAAGTTAACTTTGCTTATGCTTCTTTTACTTGAATTTACGGAATGTATTTCCTTATATGGTACGAGTAGCTTCaaactttaaaaaatgatattgttGGTAATGTTGATGttcgatttatattttttaaatgtttttttcttaaagttactgtttatgtttattttgaatttgtttaatatagtGCAAGAGGTACAGGAGGAAGGGAAGTATGCAATTGATTCACCAGGATTTGCAGCCAATCCAGAGATGCCACCAGAAGAATATGCGTTAGATGAAAACGAGGAACGTTCAATGATAGAGCCTAGGTCTTTGGAAGATTCTAAActtaaagaattaatatttgtcCTGATTGAATGGATCAACGATGAATTAGCCGACCAGCggattattgttaaaaatattgcagAAGATTTGTATGATGGACAGGTACTACAGAAACTATTGGGTATGTTATATAATAGCGAAATTGAATAGAATTCTGCTAATACATGGAGTCTAAGtaggtatattttttttattaattttagaaaagttGACGGGAAAGAAGTTAGATGTTCCTGAAGTGACTCAATCAGAAGAAGGTCAGAAACAGAAATTAGCAGTTGTGTTGTCAGCTGCTAATCAAGTATTAGGACGGCATCCTCCTTACAAATGGAACGTAGAATCTGTTcattcaaaaaatattgttgccattttacatttattggtTGGTTTGGCAAGGCAATTCCGAGCGCCTGTTAGATTGCCAGAAAGAGTAGCTGCTCAGGTTGTCGTTGTGCGTAAAAAGGATGGCCAGCTAATACACAGAACGGTTAGAGAAGAAATTACATCAACGTACGATGATTTGGGAATGCGTTGCGAACGAGACGCTTTCGATAGTCTTTTCGATCATCCGGCTGATAAATTAGCTGTAGTTAAAAAGGTATGTTGTTTGTTTgagttataaaaaattatatgctCTCTACAATGCAATACatagttttattttctagTCATTGATTTCTTTCGTCAATAAACACTTGAGTAAAGTTCATTTGGAGGTGACAGATTTAGATACGCAATTTCATGATGGTGTTTTTTTAACTCTTCTACTTGGACTTCTCGAAGGTTTTTTCGTACCTTTAGGTAGTTTTCATCTGACACCTAAAACACATGATCATAAGGTACATAACGTTTCATTTGCATTTGATATTATGCAAGATATTGGTCTACCAAAACCTAAGGCTCGCCCAGAAGGTTGGTATTGTTCTTAACTGCAATACTTATGAAATATCGGAACTAAATGGATGTGACTGGTgacattatattttgtttgcaGATATTGTAAATTTGGATCTAAAATCAACTCTACGAGTATTGTACAATTTATTCACAAAATACAAAAGCATGAATtaagttaataaataatttaaaggagaataaatataataagatttgaataaattaatgaGAGTTAATTAGTGTCGCTAATGTTAATAACGTTACTAACCAAAGAATATGGTTTTTATAATCGGTACGCGAGCAATGTACTTTTGTATATGATTATGGACAACGGACAAAAAAAGTGAGGAATAATAGATGTAGTAGAAGCGAAATAGAAAGGATATTGTCATGTCTTTAAAATctaatatttcttcaaaattataaTCCTTAcgttattattcaaatttattcaaatcaaATATAGTTGTACGAATTTTATACATTCTTATAAAGAttctaagaaatataaaaattttactttttaaatctaTCTCATATTTGTTATCCCTGATGGTTCTTTATCCCTGATAAATTGTTTTCATCGGCGCTTAGTACGAATTTTAAATTctgttcctttcctttttattattattaatgctCGTACAAGGAAATGAttcttagaaattttataagtttcaacgcacattttcaaaattgccTTCGTAACGTTTAATTTAGCTATGCTTTACGCGACAGAGGATACGAAAGAACAAGCGCATAAACTGttcgataaaatatgtaacattGCTGATCAATTTCAAGCAATTTACCAacttaagaaaataaattattcattgtTATCAAGCGGTCGATTGATATATAATGGCAAAGCAGAACAGCATAATatgtatcgatcgatcgttattCAGATGTAACTTGTCTTGGGAATGATGCTTATGCATTGATTCAGGTAGAATTGCCGTCGCAATTTCAACGATGTCGAAAgaactaaaaatatatcgaaagtATGCTAGTTTCGTAAAACGTTTTCTCCTCCTTAGTGGGATGTGTACGATTACGAAGGAGCGGGATGTATTTTATCGGTGCATATCAATTTGGTCGatattttcctctttcattTCACTCTGTGCCGTAGGAAATTTTTGCTCACAGAATGTTCAGAATATTGCTTTGCTTACCGCTTCGTTTTCCCTCTTCTGTGCCATATTGAATACAACTATGAAGGTTTGTAAGTttatctacatatattttaaaagaatccTTTTCATTCATATAACCGAATTGTCacttttaacatttaaatGTGTTATACGTATCCTGCTTTCAAATTCAACGAATCCGAGTCGTAGGCAAACAAAGATATTCAAGATACGTGATTCAATTTATGTAATTGAAACATGAACGAGCGAAACTTTTTATCGACATTTTACAACAAGATACCTTCTGCATTTTTAGGCTTGCTGCTTTTTCATCTATCAAAATAAACTGCATCAAGCAAATGATATACTCAGTTCTATGTTGGAACAAGCACTAAGCGAAACAGATATAAGATCAATAGCTTTTCCTTGGGTTCGAACGTTTTATCGATTGATTTATATACAGTATACGTTAATGACAATCAACAGCATTATACACGCATTTAAACCGTTGATTAGGAGAATACTTTACGACGTGAACAATACAACGAATCTACAATATCCTTTACTCTTTCCTGCAAGTTATCCTTGGACGATTGACTCAATGTTAGTCTGGCAATTG
It includes:
- the Mrps35 gene encoding mitochondrial ribosomal protein S35, whose amino-acid sequence is MLSLIRRYETQNITTALKIMKLSLSSSASIDDDIEFRVLQILPSEKKVTNKKTEVNIFTDLKIKTTNEMSVNQDWQTIWPAARTFHPDIVPFPLQQGYKNKKGIHPNKYGNAELLKIPNFLHLTPPVVKRHCEALKKFCTRWPEELETDEACVKYFPVEIITSDYCYSSPTIREPLARIVNLRVRLSSLHLDAHAKDKILRLVGDRYNPNTDIITITADRCPTRKQNLDYVKYLLTALFHISWRFEPWETEKSEVDMEYYDWDKSKSRKTLTSMYSWPKMPTDPNYECIPHVTEYKIAVSDLINKGEDQFSINKYKQAVKNVLNLKSENFKNK
- the Parvin gene encoding beta-parvin, encoding MSSPRPKSPRPPISMRKDEKEESFWDKIGTLGRKKRIKEVQEVQEEGKYAIDSPGFAANPEMPPEEYALDENEERSMIEPRSLEDSKLKELIFVLIEWINDELADQRIIVKNIAEDLYDGQVLQKLLEKLTGKKLDVPEVTQSEEGQKQKLAVVLSAANQVLGRHPPYKWNVESVHSKNIVAILHLLVGLARQFRAPVRLPERVAAQVVVVRKKDGQLIHRTVREEITSTYDDLGMRCERDAFDSLFDHPADKLAVVKKSLISFVNKHLSKVHLEVTDLDTQFHDGVFLTLLLGLLEGFFVPLGSFHLTPKTHDHKVHNVSFAFDIMQDIGLPKPKARPEDIVNLDLKSTLRVLYNLFTKYKSMN